The Nocardia higoensis genome window below encodes:
- a CDS encoding helix-turn-helix domain-containing protein: MTAQALEERTFIPDGDRESLASVFSFLAAHERLRESGAKPNPCYALVGIDEHDRIELPAEVHQALKQIVASLMAGKAVTVAPHSMTLTSQQAADLLGISRPTVIRLIDKQELPAERVSTRHRLRLDDVLTYREARRRRQYDALAAMEVDIDAEENPEKVREQLREVRHLVAERRRKAKG; this comes from the coding sequence GTGACTGCGCAAGCGTTGGAGGAAAGGACCTTCATCCCGGATGGGGACCGAGAGAGCCTCGCATCCGTATTCAGCTTCCTCGCTGCCCATGAACGACTCAGGGAGTCCGGCGCGAAGCCGAACCCCTGTTACGCGCTGGTCGGGATCGACGAGCACGACCGGATTGAGCTCCCGGCGGAAGTCCACCAGGCGCTGAAGCAGATCGTCGCCTCCCTGATGGCCGGCAAAGCGGTCACCGTCGCTCCACACAGCATGACCCTGACCTCGCAACAGGCAGCAGACCTCCTGGGAATCAGTCGGCCGACCGTGATCCGGCTGATTGACAAGCAGGAGCTGCCCGCCGAACGTGTAAGCACACGTCATCGGCTGCGCCTGGACGATGTCTTGACATACCGGGAAGCCCGGCGTCGGCGGCAGTATGACGCGCTGGCGGCGATGGAGGTCGACATCGACGCCGAAGAAAACCCAGAGAAGGTGCGCGAGCAGTTGCGTGAAGTCCGCCATCTCGTTGCCGAGCGACGCCGAAAGGCCAAGGGCTGA
- a CDS encoding PIN domain-containing protein, protein MFAAVLDTCVLWPSLQRDFLLSLAIEGLYRPLWSDAILDELETHEALKLAQRHGIDLGEASERAKRLISQMQGAFDDALVEGWEPHEGTFGLQDPDDEHVIAAALVGGAGAIVTDNVKHFPQSAVPNHIQVIKPAQFAADTVAVSPETALRAVEAIVCRRQSPPTTVAQVMDSLIRLYGMDEAVDLLRTAR, encoded by the coding sequence ATGTTCGCCGCTGTCTTGGATACCTGTGTCCTGTGGCCCAGCCTCCAGCGTGATTTTCTGCTGTCGCTGGCGATAGAGGGTCTATATCGACCGCTATGGTCGGACGCGATCCTCGATGAGCTGGAGACCCACGAGGCCCTCAAGCTCGCCCAGCGGCATGGGATCGACCTGGGGGAGGCCTCAGAGCGAGCTAAGCGGCTCATCTCGCAGATGCAGGGTGCATTCGACGACGCCCTCGTGGAAGGCTGGGAACCCCACGAGGGCACCTTCGGTCTGCAGGATCCCGACGACGAACATGTCATCGCCGCTGCGCTCGTCGGTGGTGCCGGGGCCATCGTGACCGACAACGTGAAGCATTTCCCCCAATCTGCGGTGCCGAACCACATTCAGGTCATCAAACCCGCACAATTCGCGGCCGATACCGTGGCCGTATCACCCGAGACCGCTCTCCGGGCAGTCGAGGCCATCGTGTGCCGACGCCAAAGCCCGCCGACGACAGTCGCCCAGGTGATGGACTCCCTCATCCGGTTGTATGGAATGGACGAAGCCGTAGATCTGCTCCGAACCGCCCGATAG
- a CDS encoding recombinase family protein: MALVGLVRVSTSRQETARQHDDLDPICVKVFEEKVSGKLKLAERPGLQAALDYMRPGDMLTVQEADRLGRNLLEGLLVLNDLFQQGVAVKILHGIAAGEHTERSLILDLALALAEDRRRDIARKTRDGLDAAARRGRKGGRPTVIDDDKRRAILARRAEGQSLREIARGVGISLAVIHGEVKAAEAATIVPVHDLT; encoded by the coding sequence ATGGCGTTGGTCGGTCTGGTCCGGGTGAGCACGAGCAGACAGGAGACCGCACGCCAGCACGACGACCTGGATCCGATCTGCGTGAAGGTGTTCGAGGAGAAGGTCAGCGGCAAACTCAAACTCGCCGAACGGCCGGGCCTGCAGGCCGCGCTCGACTACATGCGGCCGGGTGACATGCTCACCGTGCAGGAAGCCGACCGGCTCGGCCGCAACCTGCTCGAAGGCCTGCTCGTGCTCAACGACCTGTTCCAGCAAGGCGTCGCCGTGAAGATCCTGCACGGGATCGCCGCCGGCGAGCACACCGAACGCAGCCTCATCCTGGACCTGGCCCTCGCGCTTGCGGAGGACCGGCGCCGCGACATCGCCCGCAAGACCCGCGACGGCCTCGACGCCGCCGCACGCCGCGGCCGCAAAGGCGGCCGTCCCACCGTCATCGACGACGACAAGCGCCGCGCCATCCTGGCCCGCCGTGCCGAAGGCCAATCCCTGCGCGAGATCGCGCGCGGAGTCGGGATCAGCCTGGCCGTCATACATGGTGAAGTGAAAGCCGCTGAGGCCGCGACCATAGTGCCGGTGCACGACCTCACCTGA
- a CDS encoding Tn3 family transposase, whose amino-acid sequence MATRMFADEELERLRGFPEISREELFRYFTLTSADLAFVDPGRGRGPAERLGLAIALCTLPWLGFVPDRLVTAPPVAVARLAEQLRVDPVVIGAYGRRAKTRTEHVRLAAQYLGWRAAGALEFKELDEFLLARAMEHDSPTLLFRLACEYLISAKVIRPGPVTVVERVAHARHQAQTETYDRLAHEFTAARCAELDGLLVTDASLGISRLRWLSTGPVEASAAAVRAEVDKLGFLRGLGADRLDLSVLPAERRRFLATMGRRLSPQALERRDPQRRYPILLTVLAQSGTDVLDEVVALFDQAISAKFGAAERKMQQQLAERGKTGEDRQALLDDLLEIVTDPTVADEEIGALIRGEKIGWERLRAAIAQAKPRLPRDHGHLAALDSSYNYLRQFTPAVLEAVRFAGGTAATELLIAVNMLRELNATGRRKVFDDAPTGFVPTKWRGYLDEARKTGSATAYRHYWELCVLLGLRDGLRSGDVFVPGSRRYADPAAYLITTGQWEPQRGEFCRLVGRSADPGVALAAVVAELHDAVGELEAVLAGGDGPVRVDEGGDLVISPLTAEDVPAEAIALKAELTEMLPFAPIVSLLIELDKRTGYLDCFTHAGGQATRTPELKRNLIAVLLAHSTNLGLTRMAEACGITYDILTWTDEWYVREETLRAANLTLIDYHQRLPLTLVFGAGTLSSSDGQRFPTRGKSTTARPLSRYFASEGLSTYTHVTDQHATYGTKVIVATKREAHYVLDEILGNAADLPITEHATDTHGVTLVNFGLFDLLGMQLSPRIRDLGRITLYRPGPRAQAEARFPHAGPLMTRKANLGLIAEHWDGLLRLAGSLKFGHATASLLVGKLSASGRQNTLAAALKEYGALRRTIYAARYLSDPDYRRKISRQLNKGESLHALRRDLLYAHEGMIRARHLEDQTEQAWCLTLATNAVIAWTTEYYGLAVDQMRRAGQRIDDEVLAHISPAHSANINFFGAIEVDIDAELAQLGPTGYRPLRVRDTLF is encoded by the coding sequence GTGGCGACGCGGATGTTCGCGGACGAGGAATTGGAACGTCTGCGGGGATTCCCGGAGATCAGCCGCGAGGAGCTGTTTCGATACTTCACGCTCACGTCGGCGGATCTGGCGTTCGTGGATCCGGGCCGCGGCCGGGGACCGGCCGAACGGCTGGGCTTGGCGATCGCGTTGTGTACGCTGCCGTGGCTGGGATTCGTGCCGGATCGGCTGGTCACGGCCCCACCGGTGGCGGTGGCCCGCCTCGCCGAGCAGCTGCGGGTCGACCCGGTGGTGATCGGTGCCTATGGCAGGCGAGCCAAGACCCGCACCGAGCATGTGCGCCTGGCCGCCCAATACCTGGGATGGCGTGCGGCCGGTGCGCTGGAGTTCAAGGAGCTCGACGAGTTCCTGCTCGCGCGGGCGATGGAGCACGATTCCCCGACTCTGTTGTTCCGGCTGGCGTGTGAGTATCTGATCTCGGCGAAGGTGATCCGGCCGGGCCCTGTCACCGTGGTGGAGCGGGTCGCCCACGCCCGGCACCAGGCCCAGACCGAAACCTATGACCGGCTCGCTCACGAGTTCACTGCGGCGCGGTGTGCGGAGTTGGACGGCTTGCTGGTCACGGACGCGTCGCTGGGGATCTCGCGGTTGCGGTGGCTGTCGACCGGGCCGGTGGAGGCGTCGGCGGCTGCGGTCCGCGCCGAGGTCGACAAGCTGGGGTTTCTGCGGGGTTTGGGTGCTGATCGGCTGGATCTGTCGGTGCTGCCCGCCGAGCGGCGCCGGTTCTTGGCCACGATGGGCCGGCGTCTGAGTCCGCAAGCCCTGGAGCGTCGGGATCCGCAGCGCCGGTATCCGATCCTGCTCACGGTGCTGGCCCAGTCGGGCACCGATGTGCTCGATGAGGTCGTGGCGTTGTTCGATCAGGCGATCTCGGCGAAGTTCGGTGCCGCCGAACGGAAGATGCAGCAGCAGCTGGCCGAGCGCGGCAAGACCGGCGAGGACCGCCAGGCGCTGCTGGACGATCTCTTGGAAATCGTCACCGACCCGACGGTGGCTGATGAGGAGATCGGCGCGCTGATCCGCGGCGAGAAGATCGGGTGGGAACGCCTGCGCGCGGCGATCGCCCAGGCCAAACCCAGGTTGCCGCGTGATCACGGGCATCTGGCAGCGCTGGATTCCTCCTACAACTACCTGCGCCAGTTCACCCCCGCAGTGCTTGAAGCGGTGCGCTTCGCCGGCGGCACCGCCGCTACCGAGCTGCTGATCGCGGTGAACATGCTGCGCGAGCTGAACGCGACCGGGCGGCGCAAGGTCTTCGACGACGCCCCGACCGGGTTCGTGCCGACGAAATGGCGCGGCTACCTCGACGAGGCCCGAAAGACCGGTAGCGCCACCGCGTACCGGCACTACTGGGAATTGTGCGTACTGCTCGGACTGCGCGACGGGCTGCGCAGCGGGGATGTGTTCGTGCCCGGCTCGCGCCGCTACGCCGACCCGGCCGCCTACCTGATCACCACCGGGCAGTGGGAACCGCAACGCGGCGAGTTCTGCCGCCTGGTCGGGCGATCCGCCGATCCCGGCGTCGCGCTGGCCGCCGTGGTCGCCGAACTGCACGACGCGGTCGGCGAGCTGGAGGCGGTGCTGGCCGGCGGGGACGGCCCGGTCAGGGTGGACGAAGGCGGGGATCTGGTGATCTCGCCACTGACCGCGGAAGATGTTCCCGCCGAGGCGATCGCGCTCAAGGCCGAGCTGACCGAGATGCTGCCGTTCGCGCCGATCGTTTCCTTGTTGATCGAGCTGGACAAACGCACCGGCTACCTGGACTGCTTCACCCACGCCGGCGGCCAGGCCACCCGCACACCGGAGTTGAAACGCAACCTGATCGCCGTGCTGCTGGCGCACTCGACGAACCTGGGGTTGACCCGGATGGCCGAGGCATGCGGGATCACCTACGACATCCTGACCTGGACCGACGAGTGGTATGTGCGCGAGGAGACCCTGCGCGCGGCCAACCTCACGCTGATCGACTACCACCAGCGGCTACCGCTGACCCTGGTGTTCGGTGCCGGAACGCTGTCGTCGAGCGACGGGCAGCGATTCCCGACGCGCGGGAAATCAACCACGGCCAGGCCGTTGAGCCGGTATTTCGCCAGCGAGGGCCTGTCGACCTACACCCATGTCACCGATCAGCATGCCACCTACGGCACCAAGGTGATCGTGGCGACCAAACGCGAAGCCCACTACGTGCTCGATGAGATCCTGGGCAACGCCGCGGATCTGCCGATCACCGAGCACGCCACCGACACCCACGGGGTCACCCTGGTCAACTTCGGGTTGTTCGACCTGCTCGGGATGCAGCTCTCGCCACGGATCCGGGACCTGGGCCGGATCACCCTGTACCGGCCGGGCCCGCGCGCGCAGGCCGAGGCCCGGTTCCCGCATGCGGGCCCGCTGATGACCCGCAAGGCCAACCTGGGTTTGATCGCCGAGCACTGGGACGGTCTGCTGCGGTTGGCCGGATCGCTGAAGTTCGGGCACGCCACCGCGTCGCTGCTGGTCGGCAAGCTGTCGGCGTCGGGGCGGCAGAACACTCTGGCCGCGGCGCTCAAGGAGTACGGGGCGCTGCGGCGCACCATCTACGCCGCGAGGTACCTCTCCGATCCGGACTATCGGCGCAAGATCTCGCGGCAGCTCAACAAGGGCGAGTCGCTGCACGCGCTGCGCCGCGACCTGCTCTATGCCCACGAGGGGATGATCCGGGCGCGCCATCTCGAGGACCAGACCGAGCAAGCCTGGTGCCTGACCTTGGCGACCAACGCTGTGATCGCCTGGACCACAGAGTATTACGGGCTCGCTGTCGATCAGATGCGCCGCGCCGGGCAGCGTATCGATGACGAGGTCCTGGCCCATATTTCCCCAGCGCACAGTGCCAACATCAACTTCTTCGGCGCGATCGAGGTCGACATCGACGCCGAGCTGGCCCAGCTGGGCCCGACCGGGTACCGGCCGCTGCGGGTGCGTGACACCTTGTTCTGA
- a CDS encoding TetR/AcrR family transcriptional regulator: protein MTDPHPADDEQADPRLARSRNRLLDAATHLLSTGGVEAVTVEAVTRVSKVARATLYRHFGSTTHLLAATFERLLPHVDAPTGTTPVREQLLTLLTTQADLIEQAPVQMTTLAWLAMGSIDDNHTDPAALTSLRARVIEQYRRPFDQILTSPDARATLGELDTTFAIIELLGPIVFARLTGLRTIDHNDCARLVDNFLTAHSTATASTSPTGTGRP from the coding sequence ATGACCGACCCGCACCCCGCGGACGACGAGCAGGCCGATCCGCGGCTGGCACGCTCACGCAACCGGTTGCTCGACGCGGCCACCCATCTGCTGTCCACCGGCGGTGTCGAGGCGGTCACCGTCGAAGCGGTCACCCGCGTATCGAAAGTCGCGCGCGCCACCCTCTACCGGCACTTCGGCAGCACCACCCATCTGCTCGCGGCGACCTTCGAACGGCTGCTCCCCCACGTCGACGCCCCCACCGGCACCACCCCGGTACGCGAGCAGCTCCTCACGCTGCTCACCACCCAAGCCGACCTCATCGAACAGGCCCCGGTACAGATGACCACCCTGGCCTGGCTGGCCATGGGATCCATCGACGACAACCACACCGACCCGGCCGCGCTCACCTCACTACGCGCCCGCGTCATCGAGCAATACCGCCGACCGTTCGACCAGATCCTCACCAGCCCCGACGCCCGCGCCACACTCGGCGAACTCGACACCACCTTCGCCATCATCGAACTCCTCGGCCCGATCGTGTTCGCCCGCCTCACCGGACTACGCACCATCGACCACAACGACTGCGCCCGGCTCGTCGACAACTTCCTCACCGCTCACTCAACAGCCACCGCATCAACCAGCCCGACCGGCACCGGCAGGCCGTAA
- a CDS encoding MFS transporter, with translation MLTVSCLAVALVVAAMAALYSALPQIAVATGATQAQLTWIVDGYTLVLACLVLPAGAVGDRYGRRVVLVAGLVVFAAASALPLLLDEPVWLIATRALAGAGAALVMPSTLSILTAGFAPVHRGRAVGIWAGVAGSGAVLGILGAGVLLERWSWPSVFVGLTVAGTVLAVLACTIAESRHREHPPVDWVGAGTVAVAVAAIVFAAIEVPARGWADPLVAAAAGIGVAAAVAFVVVELRSAAPLLDVRLFTRRGFGAGSLSVTIQFLVTFGVFLLLVQYLQLIFGYGPLASALALAPMVVPLVAISVIAPWLSSLVGLRVMTVTGLLTIAAGLVLVSRLTLAANYPDLLWPLLIMSAGLGLCTAPATYAIVADTPEAKHGVAAAVNDAAREIGAAIGIAVAGSVLAAGYTHRIQPALARLPEPARGPVADSLAAALQVADQAGPVAAPLAEFAQAAFVHGSGQAALALAALTTATAIVLAVLAPGRTPRPHTRTPSPAPHSPPGERRPS, from the coding sequence ATGCTGACGGTGTCGTGCCTGGCGGTGGCGCTGGTGGTCGCGGCGATGGCGGCGTTGTATTCGGCGTTGCCGCAGATCGCGGTCGCGACCGGGGCCACCCAAGCTCAGCTGACCTGGATCGTCGACGGCTACACACTGGTGCTGGCGTGTCTGGTGCTGCCCGCCGGCGCCGTCGGTGACCGTTACGGGCGCCGTGTGGTGCTGGTGGCGGGGTTGGTGGTGTTCGCCGCCGCCTCGGCGCTGCCGCTGCTGCTGGACGAGCCGGTGTGGCTGATCGCGACGCGCGCGCTGGCCGGGGCGGGCGCGGCGCTGGTGATGCCCTCGACGCTGTCGATCCTGACCGCGGGGTTCGCCCCTGTTCATCGCGGCCGGGCGGTCGGGATATGGGCCGGGGTCGCCGGATCCGGGGCGGTGCTGGGGATCCTCGGTGCCGGGGTGCTGCTCGAACGATGGTCGTGGCCCTCGGTGTTCGTCGGGTTGACCGTGGCCGGGACGGTGCTGGCGGTGCTGGCGTGCACCATCGCCGAATCCCGCCACCGTGAGCATCCGCCGGTGGACTGGGTCGGCGCGGGCACGGTGGCGGTCGCGGTCGCCGCGATCGTGTTCGCCGCGATCGAGGTCCCCGCACGCGGCTGGGCCGACCCGCTCGTCGCCGCCGCGGCCGGGATCGGTGTGGCCGCGGCGGTGGCGTTCGTGGTCGTCGAACTGCGCAGCGCGGCGCCGCTGCTGGACGTGCGGTTGTTCACCCGCCGCGGTTTCGGTGCCGGGTCGCTGTCGGTGACCATCCAGTTCCTGGTCACCTTCGGAGTGTTCCTGCTGCTGGTGCAGTACCTGCAGCTGATCTTCGGTTACGGGCCGCTGGCCTCGGCGCTGGCACTGGCGCCGATGGTGGTGCCGCTGGTCGCGATCTCGGTGATCGCGCCGTGGCTGTCGAGCCTGGTCGGATTACGGGTGATGACCGTGACCGGCCTGCTCACCATCGCCGCCGGGCTGGTGCTGGTGAGCCGGTTGACCCTCGCCGCAAACTATCCCGACCTGCTGTGGCCGCTGCTGATCATGAGCGCGGGCCTGGGATTGTGCACCGCCCCGGCGACCTATGCCATCGTCGCCGACACCCCCGAGGCCAAACACGGGGTCGCCGCCGCGGTCAACGACGCCGCCCGCGAGATCGGTGCCGCGATCGGGATCGCCGTGGCCGGCAGTGTCCTCGCCGCCGGCTACACCCACCGCATCCAGCCCGCCTTGGCCCGGCTACCCGAGCCCGCCCGCGGCCCGGTCGCCGATTCCCTGGCCGCCGCCCTGCAAGTCGCCGACCAGGCCGGACCGGTGGCCGCGCCGCTGGCCGAGTTCGCTCAAGCCGCGTTCGTGCACGGCAGCGGCCAGGCCGCGCTCGCACTGGCCGCCCTCACCACCGCCACAGCGATCGTGCTGGCCGTCCTGGCCCCCGGCCGCACACCGCGCCCGCACACCAGGACGCCCTCACCGGCACCGCACTCCCCTCCTGGTGAAAGACGCCCGTCATGA
- a CDS encoding PaaI family thioesterase, which translates to MTENTPSTDTPEPRQVPDWIPAFPVLAPDSVDLPPHHDHCLGCGPANPHGHRLRARRDAHGVYAHHRFDSRHVGAPAIAHGGAVATVLDELFGLLLYTVGEPAVTRHLAIDYLAPILLDTPYTLRAHIHSRDGRKLHLKATIENDRAHVVTTATALFLIVDVNHFLTPQHTPTHR; encoded by the coding sequence ATGACCGAGAACACACCCAGCACTGACACACCCGAGCCCCGGCAGGTCCCGGACTGGATCCCCGCCTTCCCCGTGCTCGCACCCGACTCCGTCGACCTGCCGCCCCACCACGACCACTGCCTGGGCTGCGGACCGGCCAATCCCCACGGCCACCGGCTACGCGCCCGACGCGACGCACACGGCGTCTACGCCCACCACCGCTTCGACTCCCGCCACGTCGGCGCCCCAGCGATCGCCCACGGCGGCGCGGTCGCCACCGTCCTCGACGAACTGTTCGGACTCCTGCTCTACACCGTCGGGGAACCCGCCGTCACCCGCCACCTCGCCATCGACTACCTCGCCCCGATCCTGCTCGACACCCCCTACACCCTCCGCGCCCACATCCACTCCCGCGACGGCCGCAAACTCCACCTGAAAGCCACCATCGAAAACGACCGCGCCCACGTGGTCACCACCGCCACCGCCCTGTTCCTCATCGTCGACGTCAACCACTTCCTCACCCCACAACACACCCCCACACACCGATAA
- a CDS encoding recombinase family protein, whose product MGEPFRIGYCRCSTDEQDVEIQTEQLLALGVPRERIFIDKGFSGTTRKNRAGLDNALAAATSAAAAIDERQVVLTTTKFDRFARNMAEAGQTLTELRERDVLFGLGSSIYDWADPFGKLFLQTLAMVAEFEANLNHLRTREGMAKARAKGRLKGKQPKLPLTARKTIHRRYHDPADDASLADLAEEYSVGRSTIHRIVSNAPPRA is encoded by the coding sequence ATGGGTGAGCCGTTCCGCATCGGATACTGCCGCTGCTCCACCGACGAACAAGACGTCGAGATCCAAACCGAACAACTACTGGCGCTCGGAGTGCCGCGCGAGCGGATCTTCATCGACAAAGGGTTCTCCGGGACCACCCGCAAGAACCGGGCCGGCCTGGACAACGCACTCGCCGCCGCCACCTCCGCCGCAGCGGCCATCGACGAGCGACAGGTAGTGCTGACCACGACGAAGTTCGACCGATTCGCACGCAACATGGCCGAAGCAGGCCAGACCCTGACCGAACTGCGCGAGCGCGATGTGCTGTTCGGACTCGGGAGCTCGATCTACGACTGGGCAGACCCGTTCGGCAAGCTGTTCCTGCAAACCCTCGCCATGGTCGCCGAATTCGAAGCCAACCTCAACCACCTACGCACCCGCGAGGGCATGGCCAAAGCCCGCGCAAAAGGCAGACTCAAAGGCAAACAGCCGAAACTACCTCTCACGGCACGGAAAACAATCCACCGCCGCTACCACGACCCCGCCGACGACGCGAGCCTCGCTGACCTCGCCGAGGAATACAGCGTCGGCCGCTCCACCATCCACCGCATCGTCAGCAATGCTCCACCACGAGCCTGA
- a CDS encoding endonuclease domain-containing protein, translated as MARQTIVSTQQAERIIDQTQRHIRPIFGKCYGYPYSNLGEYTRSAVVHGPRGSDLDAVIYRGELTGYRYRADRAGRRNEGWPHPYEFMCAACLSTRAEVWDHCHTHRYVRAPLCRPCNTRHWTGWNPQHGRAAVSRNLDPTYYRWCPDYDADENSCTA; from the coding sequence GTGGCGAGACAGACGATCGTTTCAACCCAACAGGCCGAGCGGATCATCGACCAGACACAACGCCATATCCGCCCGATTTTCGGCAAATGCTACGGCTACCCCTACTCCAACCTGGGTGAATACACCCGCTCCGCCGTGGTGCACGGGCCCCGAGGCAGCGACCTCGACGCCGTGATCTACCGTGGCGAACTCACCGGATACCGCTACCGCGCAGACCGCGCCGGGCGCCGCAACGAGGGCTGGCCGCACCCCTACGAGTTCATGTGCGCCGCCTGCTTGAGCACCCGCGCAGAGGTGTGGGATCACTGCCACACCCACCGCTACGTCCGCGCCCCGCTGTGCAGGCCGTGCAACACCCGCCACTGGACGGGATGGAACCCCCAGCACGGGCGGGCGGCGGTGAGCCGCAACCTCGACCCCACCTACTACCGGTGGTGCCCGGACTACGACGCCGACGAGAACTCGTGCACCGCGTAG
- a CDS encoding HNH endonuclease, translating to MAVSKRVRFEVLRRDEHRCRYCGARAPEVELTVDHVVPTALGGTDHPSNLVAACWDCNSGKTSTVPDAPLVAEVDASAVAWSRAMAVAAQERAAAYTQDRQLADDFRDMWEDWTWTDFKGTEHTFELPANFGESVRSILAAGLTMTDLEELMSVAMTTPKVKDRFRYFCGCCWTRVTQAQERAREILAAQQPPEPEVLPPPVEREREGGMFRIAEVLEQELDELQQLRNQHAAQDQASNSHQA from the coding sequence GTGGCGGTCAGTAAGCGGGTTCGTTTCGAGGTGCTGCGCCGTGACGAGCACAGGTGCCGGTATTGCGGAGCACGAGCGCCCGAGGTGGAGCTCACCGTCGACCACGTGGTGCCAACCGCTCTCGGCGGAACTGACCATCCGAGCAATCTGGTCGCGGCCTGCTGGGACTGCAACAGCGGAAAGACCTCGACGGTTCCCGACGCTCCGCTTGTCGCCGAGGTGGACGCCTCGGCTGTGGCGTGGTCGCGAGCTATGGCTGTGGCCGCTCAGGAGCGTGCCGCGGCCTACACGCAGGACCGCCAGCTCGCCGACGATTTCCGTGACATGTGGGAAGACTGGACCTGGACCGACTTCAAAGGCACGGAACATACCTTCGAACTGCCCGCCAACTTCGGCGAGTCGGTGCGCTCGATCCTCGCGGCTGGGCTGACGATGACCGACCTCGAAGAGCTGATGAGCGTCGCGATGACCACTCCCAAAGTGAAGGACAGGTTCCGCTATTTCTGCGGCTGTTGCTGGACCCGGGTGACGCAGGCCCAGGAACGCGCCCGCGAGATCCTGGCTGCGCAACAACCGCCGGAACCAGAGGTCCTCCCACCGCCTGTCGAGCGTGAGCGGGAGGGCGGGATGTTCCGGATCGCTGAAGTCCTCGAACAAGAACTCGATGAACTACAGCAGCTACGGAATCAGCATGCCGCTCAAGACCAAGCATCGAACAGCCACCAGGCCTGA